Proteins from one Acanthopagrus latus isolate v.2019 chromosome 18, fAcaLat1.1, whole genome shotgun sequence genomic window:
- the LOC119007758 gene encoding protocadherin alpha-C2-like isoform X2: MGSVVTMRNRKRYVLLVFLLSFVRNILSSVTHYSIPEEMKEGSVVANLATDLSLDVKTLNQRKMRLDIIANKKYLDVNKETGELYIVEKIDRENICPTKSSASCYLRLEVILENPLRIFNIEVEILDMNDNAPQFRRDAIHLDISEATPKGERFSLSNAVDPDVGSNSVKTYHLSESEHFNIEVQTGREGSKFADLILTKALDREQQAVHNLILTAVDGGTPARSGTASVIVHVLDTNDNAPTFDKVNYNINVMENSPIGSLVVHLNATDLDEGSNSDITYSYSLYTSEKTQETFHLNPSTGEITVKGMLNYEDFKIYDMEVIATDKGANSLSGQCTIKIIVEDMNDNHPEISIKSFQSPVNENIELDTVIAVVSVSDKDSGDNGVVDLHIPHNMPFKLRESSDNYYELVVSEPLDREKVPEYDVTFTVTDRGSPPLSDNETMTLELLDVNDNVPQFPQSFYTIRVMENNAPGALLSSLTAFDPDLHENQYLVYFILEKEIANTSMSMLFSINPENGNLYALKTFDYEIEKEFLFHIEARDSGSPPLSSNVTVHIIIVDQNDNAPVIVSPWRAHGSVVEEKIPRSTDKGSLVAKVIALDTDSVHNSRITYQFLQVTDATLFSLDQYNGEIRTMRMFSYRDPRHQRLVVIAKDNGQPALSATVTIKLSTVETAVKAYSDLTEVPLEYDIFSDLNLYLVIGLGSVSFLLLITILVTIVLKCQKPKASKAAPPCRNSVLSERNSTIADSTLVSNDAYWYSLFLAETRKGKLVVRQPVPKGSRYIVSSLPRGTGLTDTSDSAASTLQASTTSSGSSA; encoded by the coding sequence ATGGGGTCTGTTGTAACAATGCGTAATCGTAAAAGGTACGTGCTGCTcgtttttctcctttctttcgTTCGTaacattttgtcttcagtgaCTCATTATTCAATaccagaggagatgaaagaagGATCGGTTGTGGCAAATCTTGCTACAGATCTCAGCCTGGACGTTAAAACACTGAATCAGAGGAAGATGCGTCTGGATATCATCGCAAATAAGAAATATCTGGACGTGAACAAAGAGACTGGGGAACTGTATATTGTGGAGAAGATTGACAGGGAAAATATTTGCCCGACAAAGTCGTCAGCGTCTTGTTACCTCAGGCTGGAGGTGATACTTGAAAACCCATTAAGAATTTTTAATATAGAAGTAGAAATCTTGGATATGAACGACAACGCCCCACAATTTCGACGAGACGCCATTCATTTAGATATTTCTGAAGCGACACCTAAAGGAGAGAGATTCTCTTTGAGTAATGCAGTTGATCCTGATGTTGGAAGCAACTCAGTGAAAACATACCATCTGAGTGAAagtgaacattttaatattgaaGTTCAGACCGGAAGAGAGGGATCGAAATTTGCCGATTTGATCTTAACCAAAGCTTTAGATCGAGAGCAGCAAGCTGTTCATAATTTAATACTCACAGCTGTAGATGGAGGCACACCTGCTCGATCAGGCACTGCAAGTgttattgttcatgttttggaCACTAATGATAATGCTCCTACATTTGACAAAGTGAATTATAACATAAACGTGATGGAGAATTCTCCCATTGGAAGTCTCGTTGTTCATCTCAATGCTACAGATTTAGATGAGGGGTCAAATTCTGACATAACATACTCATACAGTTTATATAcgtcagagaaaacacaagaaacatttcatctgaATCCTTCCACTGGTGAAATCACTGTTAAAGGAATGTTAAATTATGAAGATTTCAAAATCTATGATATGGAAGTGATAGCCACTGATAAAGGAGCCAATAGTTTGTCAGGACAATGTACAATAAAGATTATTGTGGAAGACATGAACGACAACCACCCAGAAATATCtattaaatcatttcagagtCCAGTCAATGAGAACATAGAATTAGACACAGTGATAGCTGTAGTTAGCGTCAGTGATAAAGACTCAGGAGACAATGGAGTGGTGGATCTTCATATTCCACATAATATGCCTTTCAAACTGAGGGAGTCCTCTGATAACTATTATGAATTAGTGGTGTCAGAGCCGTTAGACCGTGAGAAGGTCCCAGAGTATGACGTCACGTTCACCGTCACAGACAGAGGTTCTCCTCCTTTATCTGACAATGAGACTATGACGTTagagctgctggatgttaaTGACAATGTTCCACAGTTCCCTCAGTCGTTTTATACTATACGTGTGATGGAGAATAACGCACCTGGGGCCCTGCTCAGCTCACTCACTGCGTTTGACCCTGACCTCCATGAAAACCAGTATCTGGTTTATTTCATCCTGGAGAAGGAGATAGCCAACACCTCCATGTCCATGCTGTTCTCCATCAATCCAGAGAACGGGAATCTTTACGCACTGAAAACTTTTGACTATGAGATCGAGAAGGAGTTTCTTTTCCACATCGAGGCCAGAGActctggctctcctcctctcagcagtaACGTCACCGTCCACATCATCATCGTGGACCAGAACGACAACGCTCCGGTCATTGTGTCTCCGTGGCGCGCACACGGctctgtggtggaggaaaagaTCCCCAGATCCACCGATAAAGGCTCCCTGGTTGCCAAGGTGATAGCCTTAGACACCGACTCGGTGCACAACTCTCGGATTACCTACCAGTTTCTACAGGTGACTGACGCCACCTTGTTCAGTCTGGACCAATACAACGGAGAGATCCGCACTATGAGGATGTTCAGTTACAGAGATCCGCGCCACCAGAGACTGGTTGTTATCGCCAAGGACAACGGGcagcctgctctctctgctACAGTCACCATCAAGCTGTCCACAGTGGAGACTGCCGTGAAGGCCTACTCTGACCTGACTGAGGTGCCTCTAGAATACGACATCTTCTCAGACCTCAACCTGTATTTGGTCATCGGTCTGGGCTCAGTGTCTTTTCTCCTGCTCATCACCATATTGGTCACCATCGTGCTCAAGTGTCAGAAACCCAAGGCCAGCAAAGCGGCTCCTCCCTGCAGGAACAGTGTACTCAGTGAGAGGAACTCCACCATCGCAGACTCCACTCTGGTGTCCAACGATGCCTACTGGTACAGTCTGTTTCTAGCAGAGACCAGGAAAGGGAAGCTGGTGGTCAGACAGCCTGTGCCAAAGGGCTCCAGATACATCGTGTCCAGTTTACCGAGAGGCACAGGGCTGACAGACACTAGTGACTCAGCAGCGTCTACTCTGCAG
- the LOC119007757 gene encoding protocadherin alpha-C2-like isoform X1, which produces MGSVVTMRSCHRYVLLVFFLSFIPNISSSVTHYSIPEEMKEGSVVANLATDLNLDVKTLNQRKMRLDIIANKKYLDVNKETGELYIVEKIDREYLCTSKSSTSCYLKLEAILENPLRIFNIEVEILDMNDNAPQFRRDAIHLDISEATPKGERFSLSNAVDPDVGSNSVKTYHLSESEHFNIEVQTGRDGSKFAELILTKTLDREQQAVHNLILTAVDGGTPARSGTVSIIVHVLDTNDNAPTFDRATYNIKMIENSPIGSLVVHLNATDLDEGSNSDITYSYSLYTSEKTQETFHLNPSTGEITVKGMLNYEDFKIYDMEVIATDKGANSLSGQCTIKIIVEDMNDNHPEISIKSFQSPVNENIELDTVIAVVSVSDKDSGDNGVVDLHIPDNMPFKLRESSDNYYELVVSEPLDREKVPEYDVTFTVTDRGSPPLSDNETMTLELLDVNDNVPQFPQSFYTIRVMENNAPGALLSSLTAFDPDLHENQYLVYFILEKEIANTSMSMLFSINPENGNLYALKTFDYEIEKEFLFHIEARDSGSPPLSSNVTVHIIIVDQNDNAPVIVSPWRAHGSVVEEKIPRSTDKGSLVAKVIALDTDSVHNSRITYQFLQVTDATLFSLDQYNGEIRTMRMFSYRDPRHQRLVVIAKDNGQPALSATVTIKLSTVETAVKAYSDLTEVPLEYDIFSDLNLYLVIGLGSVSFLLLITILVTIVLKCQKPKASKAAPPCRNSVLSERNSTIADSTLVSNDAYWYSLFLAETRKGKLVVRQPVPKGSRYIVSSLPRGTGLTDTSDSAASTLQCRCSPVKYPYR; this is translated from the exons ATGGGGTCCGTTGTCACAATGCGTTCTTGTCACAGGTACGTGCTGCTCgtatttttcctttctttcattcCTAACATATCGTCTTCAGTGACTCATTATTCAATaccagaggagatgaaagaagGTTCAGTTGTGGCAAATCTTGCTACAGATCTCAATCTGGatgtcaaaacactgaatcagaGGAAGATGCGTCTGGACATCATTGCAAATAAGAAATATCTGGACGTGAATAAAGAGACTGGGGAGCTGTATATTGTGGAGAAGATCGACAGAGAATACCTGTGCACATCGAAGTCGTCTACGTCTTGTTATCTTAAACTGGAAGCAATACTGGAAAATCCACTTCGAATTTTTAACATAGAAGTAGAAATTCTGGATATGAACGACAACGCCCCACAATTTCGAAGAGACGCCATTCATTTAGATATTTCTGAAGCGACACCTAAAGGAGAGAGATTCTCTTTGAGTAATGCAGTTGATCCTGATGTTGGAAGCAACTCAGTGAAAACATACCATCTGAGTGAAagtgaacattttaatattgaaGTTCAGACCGGAAGAGATGGGTCGAAATTTGCTGAGTTAATTTTAACAAAGACTTTAGATCGAGAGCAGCAAGCTGTTCATAATTTAATACTCACAGCTGTAGATGGAGGCACACCTGCTCGATCAGGTACGGTCAGCATTATTGTTCATGTTCTGGACACTAATGATAATGCTCCGACATTTGACAGAGCTACTTACAACATAAAGATGATAGAAAATTCTCCCATTGGAAGTCTCGTTGTTCATCTCAATGCTACAGATTTAGATGAGGGGTCAAATTCTGACATAACATACTCATACAGTTTATATAcgtcagagaaaacacaagaaacatttcatctgaATCCTTCCACTGGTGAAATCACTGTTAAAGGAATGTTAAATTATGAAGATTTCAAAATCTATGATATGGAAGTGATAGCCACTGATAAAGGAGCCAATAGTTTGTCAGGACAATGTACAATAAAGATTATTGTGGAAGACATGAACGACAACCACCCAGAAATATCtattaaatcatttcagagtCCAGTCAATGAGAACATAGAATTAGACACAGTGATAGCTGTAGTTAGTGTCAGTGATAAAGACTCAGGAGACAATGGAGTGGTGGATCTTCATATTCCAGATAATATGCCTTTCAAACTGAGGGAGTCCTCTGATAACTATTATGAATTAGTGGTGTCAGAGCCGTTAGACCGTGAGAAGGTCCCAGAGTATGACGTCACGTTCACCGTCACAGACAGAGGTTCTCCTCCTTTATCTGACAATGAGACTATGACGTTagagctgctggatgttaaTGACAATGTTCCACAGTTCCCTCAGTCGTTTTATACTATACGTGTGATGGAGAATAACGCACCTGGGGCCCTGCTCAGCTCACTCACTGCGTTTGACCCTGACCTCCATGAAAACCAGTATCTGGTTTATTTCATCCTGGAGAAGGAGATAGCCAACACCTCCATGTCCATGCTGTTCTCCATCAATCCAGAGAACGGGAATCTTTACGCACTGAAAACTTTTGACTATGAGATCGAGAAGGAGTTTCTTTTCCACATCGAGGCCAGAGActctggctctcctcctctcagcagtaACGTCACCGTCCACATCATCATCGTGGACCAGAACGACAACGCTCCGGTCATTGTGTCTCCGTGGCGCGCACACGGctctgtggtggaggaaaagaTCCCCAGATCCACCGATAAAGGCTCTCTGGTTGCCAAGGTGATAGCATTGGACACCGACTCGGTGCACAACTCTCGGATTACCTACCAGTTTCTACAGGTGACTGACGCCACCTTGTTCAGTCTGGACCAATACAACGGAGAGATCCGGACTATGAGGATGTTCAGTTACAGAGATCCGCGCCACCAGAGACTGGTTGTTATCGCCAAGGACAACGGGcagcctgctctctctgctACAGTCACCATCAAGCTGTCCACAGTGGAGACTGCCGTGAAGGCCTACTCTGACCTGACTGAGGTGCCTCTAGAATACGACATCTTCTCGGACCTCAACCTGTATTTGGTCATCGGTCTGGGCTCGGTGtcttttctgctgctcatcACCATATTGGTCACCATCGTGCTCAAGTGTCAGAAACCCAAGGCCAGCAAAGCGGCTCCTCCCTGCAGGAACAGTGTGCTCAGTGAGAGGAACTCCACCATCGCAGACTCCACTCTGGTGTCCAACGATGCCTACTGGTACAGTCTGTTTCTAGCAGAGACCAGGAAAGGGAAGCTGGTGGTCAGACAGCCTGTGCCAAAGGGCTCCAGATACATCGTGTCCAGTTTACCGAGAGGCACAGGGCTGACAGACACTAGTGACTCAGCTGCTTCTACTCTGCAG TGTCGCTGTTCTCCAGTAAAATATCCCTATCGGTGA
- the LOC119007757 gene encoding protocadherin alpha-C2-like isoform X2: protein MGSVVTMRSCHRYVLLVFFLSFIPNISSSVTHYSIPEEMKEGSVVANLATDLNLDVKTLNQRKMRLDIIANKKYLDVNKETGELYIVEKIDREYLCTSKSSTSCYLKLEAILENPLRIFNIEVEILDMNDNAPQFRRDAIHLDISEATPKGERFSLSNAVDPDVGSNSVKTYHLSESEHFNIEVQTGRDGSKFAELILTKTLDREQQAVHNLILTAVDGGTPARSGTVSIIVHVLDTNDNAPTFDRATYNIKMIENSPIGSLVVHLNATDLDEGSNSDITYSYSLYTSEKTQETFHLNPSTGEITVKGMLNYEDFKIYDMEVIATDKGANSLSGQCTIKIIVEDMNDNHPEISIKSFQSPVNENIELDTVIAVVSVSDKDSGDNGVVDLHIPDNMPFKLRESSDNYYELVVSEPLDREKVPEYDVTFTVTDRGSPPLSDNETMTLELLDVNDNVPQFPQSFYTIRVMENNAPGALLSSLTAFDPDLHENQYLVYFILEKEIANTSMSMLFSINPENGNLYALKTFDYEIEKEFLFHIEARDSGSPPLSSNVTVHIIIVDQNDNAPVIVSPWRAHGSVVEEKIPRSTDKGSLVAKVIALDTDSVHNSRITYQFLQVTDATLFSLDQYNGEIRTMRMFSYRDPRHQRLVVIAKDNGQPALSATVTIKLSTVETAVKAYSDLTEVPLEYDIFSDLNLYLVIGLGSVSFLLLITILVTIVLKCQKPKASKAAPPCRNSVLSERNSTIADSTLVSNDAYWYSLFLAETRKGKLVVRQPVPKGSRYIVSSLPRGTGLTDTSDSAASTLQAP from the exons ATGGGGTCCGTTGTCACAATGCGTTCTTGTCACAGGTACGTGCTGCTCgtatttttcctttctttcattcCTAACATATCGTCTTCAGTGACTCATTATTCAATaccagaggagatgaaagaagGTTCAGTTGTGGCAAATCTTGCTACAGATCTCAATCTGGatgtcaaaacactgaatcagaGGAAGATGCGTCTGGACATCATTGCAAATAAGAAATATCTGGACGTGAATAAAGAGACTGGGGAGCTGTATATTGTGGAGAAGATCGACAGAGAATACCTGTGCACATCGAAGTCGTCTACGTCTTGTTATCTTAAACTGGAAGCAATACTGGAAAATCCACTTCGAATTTTTAACATAGAAGTAGAAATTCTGGATATGAACGACAACGCCCCACAATTTCGAAGAGACGCCATTCATTTAGATATTTCTGAAGCGACACCTAAAGGAGAGAGATTCTCTTTGAGTAATGCAGTTGATCCTGATGTTGGAAGCAACTCAGTGAAAACATACCATCTGAGTGAAagtgaacattttaatattgaaGTTCAGACCGGAAGAGATGGGTCGAAATTTGCTGAGTTAATTTTAACAAAGACTTTAGATCGAGAGCAGCAAGCTGTTCATAATTTAATACTCACAGCTGTAGATGGAGGCACACCTGCTCGATCAGGTACGGTCAGCATTATTGTTCATGTTCTGGACACTAATGATAATGCTCCGACATTTGACAGAGCTACTTACAACATAAAGATGATAGAAAATTCTCCCATTGGAAGTCTCGTTGTTCATCTCAATGCTACAGATTTAGATGAGGGGTCAAATTCTGACATAACATACTCATACAGTTTATATAcgtcagagaaaacacaagaaacatttcatctgaATCCTTCCACTGGTGAAATCACTGTTAAAGGAATGTTAAATTATGAAGATTTCAAAATCTATGATATGGAAGTGATAGCCACTGATAAAGGAGCCAATAGTTTGTCAGGACAATGTACAATAAAGATTATTGTGGAAGACATGAACGACAACCACCCAGAAATATCtattaaatcatttcagagtCCAGTCAATGAGAACATAGAATTAGACACAGTGATAGCTGTAGTTAGTGTCAGTGATAAAGACTCAGGAGACAATGGAGTGGTGGATCTTCATATTCCAGATAATATGCCTTTCAAACTGAGGGAGTCCTCTGATAACTATTATGAATTAGTGGTGTCAGAGCCGTTAGACCGTGAGAAGGTCCCAGAGTATGACGTCACGTTCACCGTCACAGACAGAGGTTCTCCTCCTTTATCTGACAATGAGACTATGACGTTagagctgctggatgttaaTGACAATGTTCCACAGTTCCCTCAGTCGTTTTATACTATACGTGTGATGGAGAATAACGCACCTGGGGCCCTGCTCAGCTCACTCACTGCGTTTGACCCTGACCTCCATGAAAACCAGTATCTGGTTTATTTCATCCTGGAGAAGGAGATAGCCAACACCTCCATGTCCATGCTGTTCTCCATCAATCCAGAGAACGGGAATCTTTACGCACTGAAAACTTTTGACTATGAGATCGAGAAGGAGTTTCTTTTCCACATCGAGGCCAGAGActctggctctcctcctctcagcagtaACGTCACCGTCCACATCATCATCGTGGACCAGAACGACAACGCTCCGGTCATTGTGTCTCCGTGGCGCGCACACGGctctgtggtggaggaaaagaTCCCCAGATCCACCGATAAAGGCTCTCTGGTTGCCAAGGTGATAGCATTGGACACCGACTCGGTGCACAACTCTCGGATTACCTACCAGTTTCTACAGGTGACTGACGCCACCTTGTTCAGTCTGGACCAATACAACGGAGAGATCCGGACTATGAGGATGTTCAGTTACAGAGATCCGCGCCACCAGAGACTGGTTGTTATCGCCAAGGACAACGGGcagcctgctctctctgctACAGTCACCATCAAGCTGTCCACAGTGGAGACTGCCGTGAAGGCCTACTCTGACCTGACTGAGGTGCCTCTAGAATACGACATCTTCTCGGACCTCAACCTGTATTTGGTCATCGGTCTGGGCTCGGTGtcttttctgctgctcatcACCATATTGGTCACCATCGTGCTCAAGTGTCAGAAACCCAAGGCCAGCAAAGCGGCTCCTCCCTGCAGGAACAGTGTGCTCAGTGAGAGGAACTCCACCATCGCAGACTCCACTCTGGTGTCCAACGATGCCTACTGGTACAGTCTGTTTCTAGCAGAGACCAGGAAAGGGAAGCTGGTGGTCAGACAGCCTGTGCCAAAGGGCTCCAGATACATCGTGTCCAGTTTACCGAGAGGCACAGGGCTGACAGACACTAGTGACTCAGCTGCTTCTACTCTGCAG GCGCCATGA
- the LOC119007758 gene encoding protocadherin alpha-C2-like isoform X5: protein MGSVVTMRNRKRYVLLVFLLSFVRNILSSVTHYSIPEEMKEGSVVANLATDLSLDVKTLNQRKMRLDIIANKKYLDVNKETGELYIVEKIDRENICPTKSSASCYLRLEVILENPLRIFNIEVEILDMNDNAPQFRRDAIHLDISEATPKGERFSLSNAVDPDVGSNSVKTYHLSESEHFNIEVQTGREGSKFADLILTKALDREQQAVHNLILTAVDGGTPARSGTASVIVHVLDTNDNAPTFDKVNYNINVMENSPIGSLVVHLNATDLDEGSNSDITYSYSLYTSEKTQETFHLNPSTGEITVKGMLNYEDFKIYDMEVIATDKGANSLSGQCTIKIIVEDMNDNHPEISIKSFQSPVNENIELDTVIAVVSVSDKDSGDNGVVDLHIPHNMPFKLRESSDNYYELVVSEPLDREKVPEYDVTFTVTDRGSPPLSDNETMTLELLDVNDNVPQFPQSFYTIRVMENNAPGALLSSLTAFDPDLHENQYLVYFILEKEIANTSMSMLFSINPENGNLYALKTFDYEIEKEFLFHIEARDSGSPPLSSNVTVHIIIVDQNDNAPVIVSPWRAHGSVVEEKIPRSTDKGSLVAKVIALDTDSVHNSRITYQFLQVTDATLFSLDQYNGEIRTMRMFSYRDPRHQRLVVIAKDNGQPALSATVTIKLSTVETAVKAYSDLTEVPLEYDIFSDLNLYLVIGLGSVSFLLLITILVTIVLKCQKPKASKAAPPCRNSVLSERNSTIADSTLVSNDAYWYSLFLAETRKGKLVVRQPVPKGSRYIVSSLPRGTGLTDTSDSAASTLQYPK from the coding sequence ATGGGGTCTGTTGTAACAATGCGTAATCGTAAAAGGTACGTGCTGCTcgtttttctcctttctttcgTTCGTaacattttgtcttcagtgaCTCATTATTCAATaccagaggagatgaaagaagGATCGGTTGTGGCAAATCTTGCTACAGATCTCAGCCTGGACGTTAAAACACTGAATCAGAGGAAGATGCGTCTGGATATCATCGCAAATAAGAAATATCTGGACGTGAACAAAGAGACTGGGGAACTGTATATTGTGGAGAAGATTGACAGGGAAAATATTTGCCCGACAAAGTCGTCAGCGTCTTGTTACCTCAGGCTGGAGGTGATACTTGAAAACCCATTAAGAATTTTTAATATAGAAGTAGAAATCTTGGATATGAACGACAACGCCCCACAATTTCGACGAGACGCCATTCATTTAGATATTTCTGAAGCGACACCTAAAGGAGAGAGATTCTCTTTGAGTAATGCAGTTGATCCTGATGTTGGAAGCAACTCAGTGAAAACATACCATCTGAGTGAAagtgaacattttaatattgaaGTTCAGACCGGAAGAGAGGGATCGAAATTTGCCGATTTGATCTTAACCAAAGCTTTAGATCGAGAGCAGCAAGCTGTTCATAATTTAATACTCACAGCTGTAGATGGAGGCACACCTGCTCGATCAGGCACTGCAAGTgttattgttcatgttttggaCACTAATGATAATGCTCCTACATTTGACAAAGTGAATTATAACATAAACGTGATGGAGAATTCTCCCATTGGAAGTCTCGTTGTTCATCTCAATGCTACAGATTTAGATGAGGGGTCAAATTCTGACATAACATACTCATACAGTTTATATAcgtcagagaaaacacaagaaacatttcatctgaATCCTTCCACTGGTGAAATCACTGTTAAAGGAATGTTAAATTATGAAGATTTCAAAATCTATGATATGGAAGTGATAGCCACTGATAAAGGAGCCAATAGTTTGTCAGGACAATGTACAATAAAGATTATTGTGGAAGACATGAACGACAACCACCCAGAAATATCtattaaatcatttcagagtCCAGTCAATGAGAACATAGAATTAGACACAGTGATAGCTGTAGTTAGCGTCAGTGATAAAGACTCAGGAGACAATGGAGTGGTGGATCTTCATATTCCACATAATATGCCTTTCAAACTGAGGGAGTCCTCTGATAACTATTATGAATTAGTGGTGTCAGAGCCGTTAGACCGTGAGAAGGTCCCAGAGTATGACGTCACGTTCACCGTCACAGACAGAGGTTCTCCTCCTTTATCTGACAATGAGACTATGACGTTagagctgctggatgttaaTGACAATGTTCCACAGTTCCCTCAGTCGTTTTATACTATACGTGTGATGGAGAATAACGCACCTGGGGCCCTGCTCAGCTCACTCACTGCGTTTGACCCTGACCTCCATGAAAACCAGTATCTGGTTTATTTCATCCTGGAGAAGGAGATAGCCAACACCTCCATGTCCATGCTGTTCTCCATCAATCCAGAGAACGGGAATCTTTACGCACTGAAAACTTTTGACTATGAGATCGAGAAGGAGTTTCTTTTCCACATCGAGGCCAGAGActctggctctcctcctctcagcagtaACGTCACCGTCCACATCATCATCGTGGACCAGAACGACAACGCTCCGGTCATTGTGTCTCCGTGGCGCGCACACGGctctgtggtggaggaaaagaTCCCCAGATCCACCGATAAAGGCTCCCTGGTTGCCAAGGTGATAGCCTTAGACACCGACTCGGTGCACAACTCTCGGATTACCTACCAGTTTCTACAGGTGACTGACGCCACCTTGTTCAGTCTGGACCAATACAACGGAGAGATCCGCACTATGAGGATGTTCAGTTACAGAGATCCGCGCCACCAGAGACTGGTTGTTATCGCCAAGGACAACGGGcagcctgctctctctgctACAGTCACCATCAAGCTGTCCACAGTGGAGACTGCCGTGAAGGCCTACTCTGACCTGACTGAGGTGCCTCTAGAATACGACATCTTCTCAGACCTCAACCTGTATTTGGTCATCGGTCTGGGCTCAGTGTCTTTTCTCCTGCTCATCACCATATTGGTCACCATCGTGCTCAAGTGTCAGAAACCCAAGGCCAGCAAAGCGGCTCCTCCCTGCAGGAACAGTGTACTCAGTGAGAGGAACTCCACCATCGCAGACTCCACTCTGGTGTCCAACGATGCCTACTGGTACAGTCTGTTTCTAGCAGAGACCAGGAAAGGGAAGCTGGTGGTCAGACAGCCTGTGCCAAAGGGCTCCAGATACATCGTGTCCAGTTTACCGAGAGGCACAGGGCTGACAGACACTAGTGACTCAGCAGCGTCTACTCTGCAG